DNA from Chitinophaga pendula:
ATTTACTTGATTTCTGCCGGCAGCGTGGTGAGTTGCCGGTGTTGGATGAGGCGGCATTGCTGGAAGCGCAGCGGATCGCCGATCGTCTTTTTGCACATTGAGTGTGTGTATTTTCTATTTCTATTTAAGGATATGCAGTTTCGTTTGACCTTTCCTGTTACGCCGCCGGATGCGGCTATACGTTATGAAGACCCTTTGTTGCTGATGGGCTCCTGCTTTACGGAGGAGATAGGCCGCTTGTTGCAGGCGCATCAGTTTAATACCCAGCTTAATCCTCACGGTATTTTATATAACCCGGTCAGTATTACCCAGGCGTTGCATGCTTACCTGGATGGTAAGGTGTATACGGAGGCTGACCTGTTTGAGCAGGACGGTCTGTGGCATAGCTGGGATCATCACAGCCGTTTTTCTTCGCCGGACGCTGCGCAGGCGCTGGCTTCGATCAATGCGGCACAGGCGGCCGCCTGCGAGCGTATAGACCAGCTGGAGTGGGTGGTGATCACGCTGGGGTCGGCATTTGCCTATCAGCTGCGGGATAATGGTAAGTTGGTCGGCAACTGTCATAAGGTGCCTGCCGGTGCTTTTTACAAGAAGCTGCTGACGCCGGACGAGGTGATCTCTGCGTTGGATAATGCGATACACCGGTTGTGGTTCCGCAACAGGCGGGTGAAGATACTTTTTACCATTAGTCCGGTGCGTTATGTGCGGGATGGGGTGGTAGAGAACAATATGAGTAAGGCGGTGCTGATACAGGCGGTGCATCATATGGTGAATAAGTTCGATCATTTATATTATTTCCCGGCATACGAGCTGGTACTGGATGATCTGCGGGACTATCGGTTTTTTAAGGACGACCTGGTACATCCGAATGATACGGCTATCCAGTATGTATGGGAGCAGTTCACGCGTCATTTCCTTACACCGGAGAGCCAGGAGTTGCTGGGGCGTATTGCGGAGATCAACCGGGCGAGGCAGCACCGTCCTTTCCATGCGGAGAGTGCGGCGCACCGTAAGTTCCTGCAACGATATGCTGTGACGGCCAAGGCATTGCAGCAGCAGTATCCCTATCTGTCTTTAGCGGAAGACATCCGATATTTTGAGCAAGGCAGCTGAGATCCTTCAGACGGCCTGTTTTTCCTCTTTTATATATAGCATACCGATCGCGAAGCAAAGTACGGCGATGGCGATGGGGTAGATAAGTCCTGCGAGGTGGTTGCCGGT
Protein-coding regions in this window:
- a CDS encoding GSCFA domain-containing protein → MQFRLTFPVTPPDAAIRYEDPLLLMGSCFTEEIGRLLQAHQFNTQLNPHGILYNPVSITQALHAYLDGKVYTEADLFEQDGLWHSWDHHSRFSSPDAAQALASINAAQAAACERIDQLEWVVITLGSAFAYQLRDNGKLVGNCHKVPAGAFYKKLLTPDEVISALDNAIHRLWFRNRRVKILFTISPVRYVRDGVVENNMSKAVLIQAVHHMVNKFDHLYYFPAYELVLDDLRDYRFFKDDLVHPNDTAIQYVWEQFTRHFLTPESQELLGRIAEINRARQHRPFHAESAAHRKFLQRYAVTAKALQQQYPYLSLAEDIRYFEQGS